CCTTGCCGACCTTGAGCACGCGGTTGCCGGCGATCGTCTGCGGCGAGGCCTCGCCGCTGAGCACGTCGGCCCAGGCCTGCTGGCGCAGCGCGGCCTGCTTCTCCGCCTCCGGGTTGGGCAGCACGTGCTCGGTGTTCGCCGCATGCGCCTCCCCGACGCTGCGGTGAGCCGACTGCGGTGCGGCTGCTGAGGGAGCCAGGGACAACGCCCCGGCTCCGGTGATCAGGGCAAGGGACAGCCCGAGGGTCGTGGATCTCACGAGTCTTTCCTTTCCGAGAGACAGCCGGTCGGGCGGGTCCGCCCCGAGAACCTGCTGTCGGTCGAAACCCTAGGCGTGACCTACGACACTGACCAGACCCTCGTCCCGGTCCCTCGTCGGCTCAGGCGCCGGGCTGCGCCTCCACCTGCTGCGGGGGCGCGGCCGCGTAGGCCGACGACAGCCGGCGGTAGGGCGCGGAGGCCAGCGCCAGCAGCACGGTCACGAACATGATCGCGCCGGCCAGCATGAACACCAGGGCGATGCCGCGGGCGTCGCCGTCGCCGACCAGCCACCCCCAGGCGTCGCGGCCCTGCTCGGACTCCATGTAGGGGATGAGGGCGAACTCCGCGATCGGCCCGATGAGGAAGGCCGAGAACGGGCTGGCGGCCACCTCGACGCTCTGCGCGAAGCCGAAGACCCGGCCCTGGGTGCGGAACGGCACCACCCGCTGCAGGATCGTCTGCTCCGCGGACTCGGCGGCCGGGATGATCGCCATGAAGACGAAGATGCCCAGGACGTAGAGCGAGGCCCACTCGCGCACCGTGAACGTCATGCCGAGCACGGCGACGCCGAGGTTGACCAGGAGCAGCGTGCGGACCGGGTTGGCGCCGAGGCCGAACCGGGCCACCAGGCCGCCGCCGACCACGAAGCCGAGGCCGGTGACGCCGAGCACCAGGCCCCACGCCTCGACGCTGAACAGCTCGAGGCCGTAGGGGTCCATGAGCGCCATGTAGACGCCGCCGACGAGGTTGTTGAACGTGGAGAAGGCGATCAGCGCGACCAGTCCGGGCACCGGGGTGATCGCCGCGACCGCGCCGCGCACGTCGAAGCGCGAGCCGCCGGCCTCCGGGTCGGGGGGCAGCTCGGGGATCTCGATGGGGAGCAGGTGGAGCAGCGAGAGGCCGGTGAGCGCGACCGCGATGCCGACGGTCCAGCCCATCCCGAGCAGCCCCACGCTGAGGCCGCTGAAGACGCTGGTGATCATGAAGGCGATGCCCTGGACGGTGCCGACCAGGCCGTTGGCCTTGTCGCGACCGTCCTCCGGGACGAGCAGCGTCACGGTCGTCGACAGCGCGATGTTGCGCAGGCTCTCGACCACGCCACCGACGAGGATCACCGCGGTGAACAGCCAGAACCAGGCGCTGCCCCAGTCGGCGAGCCGGTCCTCGCCGAGCAGCAGCCACAGCCCGCCCGACGCGGCGTAGGCGACGAGGGTGATGGTCGAGGAGGTGACCATCACCTGCTTCTTGCGGTGGTGGTCGACCAGGGTGCCGAAGAAGGTGCCGAGGACGGCCGTGAACAGCATGTAGCCGCCGCCGATGATCGCGGTGGCCATCACCGAGCGGGTCTCGAGGTAGGCCCAGAACGTGAGCGCGAACCAGAGGTAGCTCGAGGTGACGTTGGCGACGAGGGTGTTGCCGAGGACCTGGCGGAACGCACGGAGCGTCTCCGGGCCGCGGGTCACGCCCGGCGGCAGGTGAGCCTCGAGCTGCGGCGCGGCCGGGTCCGCCGGGATGGGGTCGAGGTCGTCGAGGGGCACCCGAGGAGCGTAGGCGTCACCACCGACACCGCGCCTGCTACTTTCCGGTCGGCGACCACCCGTCCCACATCGCCGCGACGTGGCGCGCGTCGGTGCCGCAGCAGCCGCCGACCACCCGGACCGCCGGGAGCGCCGAGGCGAGGGCGCGGGTACGGGCGGTGAGGTCGGGCACGTCGCCCTCGTCGAGCTCCTCGGCCTCGTCGAGCTCGGCGTGGCTGAGCCGCGAGGAGTTCACCCGCAGCCCCGCGACCCGGTCCTGCCACGCCCCGCCGTCGAGGGCCGGGGCCACGTGGTCGGGGTGCGCGCAGTTGACCAGCAGGTGGGCGGCGCCCGCGCCGGTCGCCGCGTCGAGCGCCGCCACCGCCTCCCCCAGCGGGGTCCCGTCGGGCAGGCGGGCGTCGGTCTCGACGGTGAAGGACACCGCGACCGGCAGGTCGGCGTCCTGCGCCGCGCGCACCACGCCGACGGCCTCCGCGACCGTGGTGAGCGTGTACGCCGTCGCCAGGTCCGCGCCCGCCTCCGCGAACGCGCCGACCTGGTGGCGGTGGTAGGCGGCGTAGGCGTCGGCGTCGAGGTCGCCGGCGGTGTAGCCGTCGCCCCGCGGGCCGACCGACCCGCCCACCAGCATCCCGGCCACCTCGCCGGCCGCGTCGCCGGCCAGGCCGCGCAGGAACTCGACGGCGTCCCGGTTGACCCGCGCGGTCGCGTCCGCGTCGTAGCCCAGCCGCTGCCCCCAGTCCGTGCTGGCGCGCCAGGTAGGGGTCTCCAGCAGCAGGCCGGCCCCCGCGCGCGCGGCGACGTCGGCGTAGGCCCGGTAGTAGTCGGCGAGGACCCGGCGACCGTCGGCGTCGTCGAGGAGGGGGAACGCCGCGAAGTCGGGCAGGTCGATCCCGTGGTGGAAGAGCAGGTCGGTCTCGAGGCCGCCGTCGGTCACCCAGCCCCGGTCCGTCGCCGGCAGCTTCCAGGTCGTGGTCATGGGCACCTCCGCGGGTCGACCTCCCGGTCTAGCACCGCCGACGTCGCGCGTCACCGCGGTCTGGACCGGTGGCCGGGGGTCACGGCACCGGCACCTCGGGGCGTACGGCGCCCTCGTCCGGCACGGCCTCCGGCGAGGCGTCGGCGCCGCGCCCGCGCGGGTCGGCGAGGACCAGCAGCACCAGCGCGAGCGCGGTCAGCCCGGCGCCGGCCCAGATCGGGGAGACGTAGCCCAGGCCGGCCGCGATGGTCACGCCGCCGAGCCAGGCGCCGAGCGCGTTGCCGACGTTGAAGGCGGCGATGTTGGCGCCGCTGGCGAGCGTGGGTGCGCCGCCGGCGTGGGTCATCACCCGCATCTGCAGCGCCGGCACCGTCGCGAAGCCGAAGCCACCCATCAGCACCAGACCGAGCACGGTCATCACCTGGCTCGAGGCGGTGAGCGCGAAGACCGCCATCACCACGACGAGCGCGGACAGCGCGACGAGCAGCGTGCCGCGCACGGAGCGGTTGGCGGCACGCCCGCCGAGGACGTTGCCGGCGACCAGGCCGACACCGAAGAGCACCAGCAGCCACGGCACCGCCGACGGCGCGAAGCCGCTGACGCCGGTCAGGGTGAAGGCGATGTAGGTGAAGGCGCCGAACATGCCGCCGTAGCCGAGGACGGTGAGCAGCAGCGAGACCCAGACCTGCGGCTCGGCGAACGCCCGGACCTCGCGGCGGAGGTCGGCGCCGGCGTCGCCGCGCTGCGCAGGGACGAGCACCGCGATCGCGACCAGCGCGAGGACGCCGATGACGGTGATCGCCCAGAACGCCGCACGCCAGCCCCACTGCTGGCCGACGAGCGTGCCGGCCGGGACGCCGAGGACGTTGGCGAGGGTCAGCCCGCCGAACATCAGGGCGATGGCGCCGGCCTTCTTGTCCGGAGCCACCATGTCGGCCGCGACGACCGAGCCGATGCCGAAGAACGCGCCGTGGCAGAGCGCGGCGACGACGCGCCCGACGAGCATGGCGTCGTAGGTCGGGGCGAGCGCGCTCAGCGCGTTGCCGACGACGAAGAGGCCCATCAGCCCGAGCAGCACCTGCTTGCGCGGGAGGCGGGTGACGCCGGCGGTGAGCGGGATGGCGCCGATGGCGACGGCGAGCGCGTAGCCCGAGATCAGCCACCCGGCGGTCGCCTCGTCGACGGCGAAGTCGGCGGCGACCTCGGGGAGCAGGCCGGCGATGACGAACTCGGTCAGGCCGATGCCGAATCCCCCGACGGCGAGTGCCAGCAGTCCTGGCTTCATGGTGTCCTCCAGTGGTGAGCGTGTGCAAATACAGGCGTGTGCAACTTCTTGGTCGAGGTTAGTTGCACACGCTGCATGTTGCAAACGCTGGTAAAGTGACACCGACGACATCCCGACCACGGAGGAACCGATGGGCATCAGCGACGACGCCGTCGAGGTGCGCGCCCGCGGCTGGCGGCGGCTGGCCGCGCTGCACCAGCTGATCGAGGCGCGGCTCGAGCGCGCGCTGCAGGCCGGGCACGAGCTGTCGGTGGTCGAGTTCACCGTGCTCGACGCGCTGTCGCGCCAGGACGGCTGGCACCTCCGGATGGCCCAGCTGGCCCGCGCCACCGGCCTCTCGCCGAGCGCCACCACCCGGCTGGTCAACCGGCTCGAGGGCCGAGGCCTGATCACCCGCATCCTGTGCGAGGACGACCGCCGCGGGATCTACACCGAGCCGACCGACGCCGGCCGGGCACTGCTCCGGGCCGCCCGGCCCACCCACGACCAGGTCCTCGACGAGGCGCTGCGCGAGGCGGGCGAGACCCCGGAGCTCAGCGACCTCGCGCGCACCGTCGTCGAGCTCGTCTGAGCCGGCGCCGGCCGAGGACCCGCCGGGCTCGCGACGGGCTCAGTCCAGGGTCGGTCGCGCAGCCCGGCGCTGCAGGCGACGCTCGACGCCCCAGAACACGGCCGCGACGACGAGGCCGAAGAGCAGGATGACCAGCAGCGTCACCGACACCGAGGCGTAGCCGAACTCCTCGACGTTGGCGAAGCCGTAGGGGTAGGCGTGCACGACCGCGCCGCGCGCCAGCATCCACCCGATCCACGCCAGCGGGACCACCAGCGCCAGGGGCACCTCCCGCAGCGTGATCCACCCGCGCGGGCCCCACACCACCCACACCAGCACGGTGAGGGCCGGCGTGACGACGTGCAGGACCGGGTCGGTCAGCAGCGACCAGCCGGTCACGTCGACCGACGGCGCCAGCAGCACCTGGTAGACGATCGCGGTCACCGTGATCATCAGCAGGCCGGTCAGGCGCAGCACCCGGACCACGCGGGTCGCGCGCAGCGGCCGGGCGAGCAGCAGCGTCACCGACACCGCGACCACGACGTTGGACCAGATCGTGAAGTAGCTCAGCGTGTCGACCACCCGCGCGACGGTGCCGGCCGCACCCCGCGCGGTGTCGCCGTAGAGCCCGGCCTCCACCGGCACCCGGTCGTAGCCGTCGAGCGCCGACACCACCAGCGTCGCCGCCACCCCGAGCCAGGCGACCCCGGCGTTGAGGGCGTACGCCGCGCGGGCGGCGGTGGTCGGCTCGGTCTCGCTCGCGGCAGGCGTGGTGGTCACGGTCGGAGTATGGCGCTCAGGCGGGCGGGAGGGACTCCGCGACCTGCCGAAACCGGGCGACGTACCGTCTCCCCGTGAGCCCGCACGTCCACGCCCTCCACGTCGCCCCCGGCCGCCGGCTGCCGACGAAGTCGGTCGACTCGGTGGACGCCGAGGCGGGCGCCGGCCTGGTCGGCGACCGCTACCACGGCAGCCGTCACCGGCACGTCACCGTGCAGGCGCTCGACGACCTCGAGACCGCCGCCGAGGTCCTCGGCCGCCCGATCGACCCCGGCCTGACCCGGCGCAACGTCACCGTCGACCGCGGACCGCTGCCGACGCGTCCCGGCGAGCGGATGACGATCGGCGACGTCGAGCTGGAGGTGGTCCGGATCGCCGCCCCCTGCCGGCTGCTCGACGACTGGCTCGGCGAGGGCGCGATGGCCGCGCTCAGGTCGCCCCGCGGCGGCACCGTCTTCCGGCTGCTGACGTCCGGCACGATCCGCGTCGGCGACCCCGCCACCTGGCAGTAGACCGGGAGTATCAGGGGTTCTGCACCAGCCGCAGCAGGGTGCCGTCGGGGTCGACGAGGTAGCCGATCCGCATCCCGGAGGCCTCGACCGTCGGGGCGTGCAGCCGCGGCCAGCCGGTACGCCGCTCGGGCAGGCCGGCGCGCACGCACGCGGCGTACAACCCGTCGAGGTCGTCGACACGCAGGCAGCAGCCCGCCGCGGTCGTGGCCGGGTCGACCGAGGGGTCGGGGAACAGCTCGAGGGCCAGGCCGCCGCGCTCGAGGATCATCCAGCCCGGGTCGCGGTAGGTCACGACGAACCCGAGCGCGGCATAGAACGCGGCGCTCGCGTCGAGGTCGCGGGACGGGAGGTTGGGCGTCGCGTGGTCGGCCATGGAGCCACGCTAGAGGTCACATCCGTGCGCGCAGCACGTCGAACTCGCACCCGGGCGAGTCCGGGTCGAAGCCGTGCTCGAGCAGCCAGCGGGCCGCGAGCAGGCTCCGGGCCGACCACCAGCCGGTGACGACGTCGACGTCGACCCCGCCGCCGTAGCCCGACACGACGTCGGCGAGCCGGTCCTCGTGGCCCAGGGTCAGCACGGCGAGGTCGTACGCCCCGTCGCCCGGGCCGGCCTCCGACCAGTCCAGCACCCCGGTGACGGTGTCGCCGTCGACGAAGACGTGCATCGTCTGCAGGTCTCCGTGGGCGAACACCGGGTCGTGGGGTCGCAGCGCCGGTCGGGCCACCTCGAGGTTGCGCTCGACCAGGTCGGCGGGCAGCCGGCCGAGCGCGAGCACCGGCGGGGTGTGCCACAGCACCGGCGCCGTCGGCACCGGCGCCAGCCGCATCGCCTCGACCTCGCGCGCGGACCGGTCCGGGTCGGCGTCGACCTTCACGAACACGTCGCCGACGCGGAGCGTGGCCCGCTCCCGGTGCGCGACGACGACCTCGACCTCCTCCACCCGGCCAGTATCACCGCCCGCGGCCGCCGTGCCACCGCCCGGACGCACCGCGGCCCGGGCCCCACGACGGGGACCCGGGCCGCGGGCGTACGACGGTGGCGTCAGGCCGTGACGTCGTAGCGGTCGTTGTCCATGACCTTGGCCCACGCGGCCACGAAGTCGCGGACGAACCGCTCGTGGGAGCCGTCCTGGGCGTAGACCTCGGCGACCGCGCGCAGCTCGGAGCTCGACGCGAAGACGAGGTCCGCGCGCGTCCCGGTCCAGGCGTTGCCGCCGACGCTCGCCTCGAAGCGGTCGTTGGAGCCGGCCGGGCTCCAGACCGTGCCGAGGTCGAGGAGGTTGACGAAGAAGTCGTTCGTCAGCTGGCCCGGACGCTCGGTGAGGACCCCGTCGGTGGACGCGGCGGTGTTGGCGCCGAGCACCCGCAGGCCGCCGACCAGCACGGTCATCTCCGGCGCCGTGAGGTTGAGCAGGTTGGCCTTGTCGACCAGCAGGTACTCCGCCGGCAGCTTGGCGTCGGACCGCTTGAAGTTGCGGAACCCGTCGGCCTGCGGCTCGAGCCAGGCGAACGACTCGACGTCGGTCTGCTCCTGGGTGGCGTCGCCGCGACCCGGGGTGAACGGCACCTCGACGCTCACGCCGGCGGCCGCAGCAGCCTGCTCCACGCCGACGTTGCCGGCCAGGACGACCGTGTCGGCGAAGGTGATGTCGTGGGCGTCGGCGATGCCCTCGAGGACGGTGACGACGCCGGCCAGCTGGCGCGGGTCGTTGGCCTCCCAGCTGCGCTGCGGCTCGAGGCGGATGCGACCGCCGTTGGCGCCGCCACGCTTGTCGGAGTGGCGGTACGACGACGCGGCGGCCCAGGCGGTCGAGACCAGCTGGCTGACGGTCAGGCCGGCGTCGGCGATCGCCTGCTTGACCGCGGCGACCGTCTCCTCGGTGGCCACGTGGGCCGGCGCCGGGATCGGGTCCTGCCAGAGCAGCTCCTCGCTCGGGACCTCGGGGCCGAGGTAGCGCGCGACCGGGCCCATGTCGCGGTGGGTCAGCTTGAACCACGCGCGGGCGAAGGCGTCGGCGAACTCGTCGGGGTTCTCCAGGAAGCGGCGCGAGATGGCCTCGTACGCCGGGTCCATCCGCAGCGCGAGGTCGGTGGTGAGCATCGTCGGGAGACGCTTCGCGCCGCCCTCGTCGGGCGCCGGGATGATCGCCTCGGCGTCCTTGGCCACCCACTGCGCGGCGCCGGCCGGCGACTTCGTGAGCTCCCACTCGTACTGGAAGAGGATCTCGAAGAAGCGGTTGCTCCACTGCGTCGGGACGTCGGTCCAGGTGACCTCGAGGCCCGAGGTGATCGCGTCCTTGCCGACGCCGGTGCCGTAGGTCGACAGCCAGCCCATGCCGCCGGTCTCGATCGGCGCGCCCTCGGGCTCGGGGCCGACGTGCTCCTCCGGGTCGGCCGCGCCGTGGGTCTTGCCGAAGGTGTGGCCGCCGGCGATCAGCGCGACGGTCTCCTCGTCGTTCATCGCCATCCGGGCGAAGGTGTCGCGGATGTCGTGGGCGGCGAGGACCGGGTCGGGGTTGCCCTCCGGGCCCTCGGGGTTGACGTAGATCAGGCCCATCTGGACCGCGGCCAGCGGGTTGTCGAGCTCGCGGTCGCCCTTGTAGCGCTGCGCGCCGCCCTGGTCGCCACCGAGCCACTCGGTCTCCGGACCCCAGTAGACGTCGGCGTCCGGCTCCCAGGCGTCGACGCGACCGCCGGCGAAGCCGAAGGTCTCGAAGCCCATCGACTCGAGCGCGACGTTGCCGGTCAGCACCATCAGGTCGGCCCACGAGATCGCGTTGCCGTACTTCTTCTTCACCGGCCACAGCAGGCGGCGCGCCTTGTCGAGGTTGCCGTTGTCGGGCCAGGAGTTGAGCGGGGCGAAGCGCTGCTGCCCCGTGCCGGCGCCGCCGCGGCCGTCCTGGACGCGGTACGTCCCGGCGCTGTGCCACGCCATGCGGATCATCAGCGGGCCGTAGTGGCCGAAGTCGGCCGGCCAGAAGTCCTGGCTGTCGGTGAGGACCGCGGCGATGTCGGCCTTGAGGGCCGGCAGGTCGAGGGCGGAGAACGCCTCGGCGTAGTCGAAGTCGGCGCCGAGCGGGTTGATGGCCGGCTGGTTCTTCGCGAGGATCTTGAGGTTGAGCCGCTCGGGCCACCACTCGCTGTTGGCGTCGCCCTGGGTGGGGTGGACGTTGCCGCTGTGCAGGACGGGGCAGGACGTGGCGCCGCCCTGCTCGTTCATCTCGCCGACCTCGGCGTTGGCCTCGTTGCTCGCCGAGGTGTCGGTCGAGCGGGAGGAGTCGTTGGGCAGGTCGTCGGACATGCGGGTTCCCTTCAGGTGGGGTTGGCGGTGGTGGGGGAGGTGGACGGGGTGCTGGCGCAGGCGGGGCACAGGCCCCAGTAGGTGACCTCGGCCTCGTCGATGACGAAGCCGTGGTCGTCGGACGCGTCGAGGCACGGCCGGTGGCCGACGGCGCAGTCGACGTCGGCGACCGTGCCGCACGAGCGGCAGACCACGTGGTGGTGGTTGTCGCCGACGCGCAGCTCGTAGCGGGCGACCGAGCCGGCGGGCTGGATCCGGCGGACGAGGCCCGCGTCGGTGAGGGCGCCGAGGACGTCGTAGACCGCCTGGTGGGAGACGGTCGCCTCCTCGGTGCGGACGGCCGCCAGCACCGTGCCGGTGTCGGCGTGGGGGTGGCGGCGGACGGCACGCAGGACGGCCAGGCGCGGGCGGGTGACCCGCAGGTCGGCGCCGCGGAGCAGGTCGTCGAAACCCGGCTCGGTCGTGTGGTCGTCCATCGCCACCACCCTGCCCGCGTTTCTTGAACGAGTCAAGTTTTCTTCGGGCGGCCGGGTGTAGTCCAGTGAGGGATGGCTGTCGGACGGCCTCACGGGCAGCCGACCGTCACTGGACTACCACCCCCCGCCGGACGGTCTGACGAGCGAGGGGCGTACGCCGTCGGGGCTGCCGGGCGTGTCCGCGCGGCGCGGTCAGGGGCGCGCGGGCAGCCCGTGCCAGTCGCCCGCGAGCACGGCCCAGACCTCGAGGTCCTGGCGCTCCTCGCCCACCCGGAAGACCTCGCGGAGGGTGCCCTCGTGGGTGAGCCCGAGGCGCTCGGCGACGCGCCGGCTGGCGAGGTTGCCCGGCGCGCAGCGCCACTCGACGCGGTGCAGGCCGCGCTCGTCGAAGGCCCAGTCGAGCATCGCGGCGACCGCGCGGGTCACGATCCCGCGACCGCGCGCCGGCGAGGCGAGGAAGGCGCCGGCCTCGGCGATGCCGGAGCGGGCGTTGATGCTCGGGAAGAGGGTCCCGCCCATCAGCTCGCCGCCGACCCACACGCCGTACAGCCGCCGCGCGCCGTCCGCACGGCCGCGGACGAAGCCGTCGACGAAGCCGCGGGCGCCGTCGACCTCCTCGAAGCCCTGCCACGGCAGCCAGTCGTAGAAGTCCGGGCCGTGCGCCCGGAAGAGCCCGGCGAGCTGCTCGGCGTGCCACGGCTCGAGGTCGGCGAGGTGGACGTCGTCGTCGATCGGCAGGCTCAGCACGCGCGCCACCCTAGGCGACGTCCGCCCCGGGGTAGTCCAGTGAGGGATGGCTGTCGGAAGGCCTCACGGACAGCCAACCGTCACTGGACTACCCGACGAGGACAGCCATCCGTCACTGGACTACCCCCGGGCCCGAGCGCGCAGGGCCAGGCGAACGCCCGCGGCCAGACCTACGCCCGCGGCCGCCGGCCGTCACGGCAGCCCGGCGGCGTCCTCCAGCCAGGCCCAGGCCCGTGCGAGGGCGTCGGCCGAGGGGCGGGTGGTGGGCAGCAGGCTGGTCGGGCGCGGGACCCGGTCGTGCCAGAACCGACCGGTGGGCGGCGCGGGCTCGACGGCGGCGAGCCAGACGCTGGTGTCGGCGCCTTGGGCGTCGTCGCGCAGCACCCGCCGGGTGATCTTCTGGAACGTCGGCAGGGACTCCTGCACGCCGGGGGTGTCGGCCCAGCCGGGGTGCATCACCGCGACGGTGATGCCGTCGCCCGCCCAGCGCTCGCCGAGCAGCGGCGCCAGCTCGACCTGCATTCGCTTGGAACGGGCGTAGGCGGTGGTGGGCGAGTAGTCGCCGGTGAGGTAGCCGGGGTCGTCGGCCCGCAGCGACTGGGCGTACATCCCGCCGCTGCTGACCAGCACGACCCGTCCGCCGGCGAGCGGGCCGCGCAGCGCCTCGGTCATGACGACCGGACCGAGGACGTGCACGGCCATGCTGAGCTCGTGGCCCTGGGCGGACTCGGTGCGCTCGGGCGGCATCACGCCGGCGTTGTGGACGATCGCGTGCAGCTCGGGCACCTCGGCGGCGAAGGCGTCGGCGAAGCGGCGCACGTCGTCGAGGTCGCCGACGTCGCAGCGCCACAGCCGCAGCTGCGCAGCCGGCTGCTCCGTCCGGATCCGGTCGGCCGCCCGCTCGCCCTTCGTCTCGTCGCGCACCAGCAGGTGGACCGTCGCGCCGAGGTCGGCCAGCCCGGCCGCGGTGGCGATGCCGAGGCCCGAGCTCGCGCCGGTGACCAGCACGTCCCGCCCGGCGAGGACGCCGGGTGCGGGGTCGGCCGGCCAGCCGGGCAGCTTCTTGCGCACGGCGAGGCCGATGGTGGTGTAGCCGAGCACCAGCGACCGGTCGAGGACCGAGTCGACGGCGCGCGAGAGCAGCGGACGGCCCGCCGGAGGCGCCACGGCCATCAGCTCGCGTCGAGCCGCGCGAGCTCGTCGGCGGTGAGGTCGAGGGCGGCCGCCGCGGCCGAGTCGGTGATCGAGGACGGCCGCTTGGCGCCGGGGATCGGGATGACGACCGGCGACTGCGCCAGCTCCCAGGCCAGCGCGACCTGCTGGGCGCTCACGCCGCGCTCGGAGGCGACCTCGGCGAAGGCCGGGTGCTTCTCGGCCAGCTCCTTGGCGTCCGACAGGCCGCCGAGCGGGCTCCACGGCAGGAACGCGATGCCGAGCTCGTCGCACACGTCGATCTCCGGCTTGCTGGACCGGAACTTCGGGCTGAACTGGTTCTGCACGCTGACGAGCGCGTCGCCGAGCACGGCGTGTGCCGCGCGGATCTGGTCGGGGTCGGCGTTGGACAGGCCCACGCCCGCGACCTTGCCGCTGTCGGCGATCTCCTTGATGGTGCCGATCACCTCGTCGTAGGGCACCGCCGGGTCGGGACGGTGGTGCTGCCACAGCGCGATCTGCTCGACGCCGAGGCGCTGGAGGCTGGCGTCGACGGCGCCGCGGAGGTGGTCGGCGGAGCTGTCGAGCCCCCAGCCGCCGCCCTCGGTGCGGACGTGGCCGCCCTTGGTGGCCAGCAGCACGCGGTCGCGGACGCCGAGCTCGTCGAGGATCGAGGCGATCAGCCGCTCGTTGGCGCCCTGGGCGTCGGCGCCCAGCTCCTCGCCGGGGCCGTAGGCGTCGGCGGTGTCGAAGAGGGTGACGCCCGCGTCGAGCGCGGCGGTCACGGTGTCGAGGAGCTGCTGGCGCGGCTGCGCGCCGGTCTGGTCGAAGGTCATCAGGCCGAGGCCGATCGCGCCGACCTGGTGGCTGCCGAGGGTGCGTGTCTGCATGCCCCCGAGACTACGAGGGGTCGACCAACCCGTTGCGCTGGGCCCAAAGCGCCGCCTGGGTGCGGTCGGCGACGCCGATGCGCTGGTAGGCCGAGGTCAGGTGGGCCTTCACGGTGCGCTCGGTGACCCCGAGCCGCTGGGCGATCTGCTTGTTGAGCAGCCCCTGCACCACCAGCCGCAGCACCTCGGTCTCGCGCGGCGAGAGGCCGGCGGTGGGGTCGGGCGCGGCGTCGGCCCGGGCCGCCAGCAACCGCCGGGCGGCGCGCGGGTCGATCGGCGACTCCCCGCGCGCGACCGCGCGGATGCCGTCGAGCAGCACCTCGGGCTCGGCGTCCTTGAGCAGGTAGCCCACCGCGCCGGCGTCGATCGCGGCGTGGATGCGCGCCTGGTCGGAGAACGACGTCAGCACCAGCACCTCCGTGCCGAGCGCCTCGGCGAGGATCGCGCGGGTCGCCTCCACCCCGTCGACGCCCGGCATCTGCAGGTCCATCAGCGCCACGTCGGGCCGGTGCTCGCGGACCATCTCGATCGCCTCGGCCCCGTTGGTCGCCACGCCGACGACCTCGAGGTCGTCGGTGGAGTCGATCAGGCCGGTGAGCCCACGTCGTACGA
Above is a genomic segment from Nocardioides okcheonensis containing:
- the katG gene encoding catalase/peroxidase HPI, whose product is MSDDLPNDSSRSTDTSASNEANAEVGEMNEQGGATSCPVLHSGNVHPTQGDANSEWWPERLNLKILAKNQPAINPLGADFDYAEAFSALDLPALKADIAAVLTDSQDFWPADFGHYGPLMIRMAWHSAGTYRVQDGRGGAGTGQQRFAPLNSWPDNGNLDKARRLLWPVKKKYGNAISWADLMVLTGNVALESMGFETFGFAGGRVDAWEPDADVYWGPETEWLGGDQGGAQRYKGDRELDNPLAAVQMGLIYVNPEGPEGNPDPVLAAHDIRDTFARMAMNDEETVALIAGGHTFGKTHGAADPEEHVGPEPEGAPIETGGMGWLSTYGTGVGKDAITSGLEVTWTDVPTQWSNRFFEILFQYEWELTKSPAGAAQWVAKDAEAIIPAPDEGGAKRLPTMLTTDLALRMDPAYEAISRRFLENPDEFADAFARAWFKLTHRDMGPVARYLGPEVPSEELLWQDPIPAPAHVATEETVAAVKQAIADAGLTVSQLVSTAWAAASSYRHSDKRGGANGGRIRLEPQRSWEANDPRQLAGVVTVLEGIADAHDITFADTVVLAGNVGVEQAAAAAGVSVEVPFTPGRGDATQEQTDVESFAWLEPQADGFRNFKRSDAKLPAEYLLVDKANLLNLTAPEMTVLVGGLRVLGANTAASTDGVLTERPGQLTNDFFVNLLDLGTVWSPAGSNDRFEASVGGNAWTGTRADLVFASSSELRAVAEVYAQDGSHERFVRDFVAAWAKVMDNDRYDVTA
- a CDS encoding Fur family transcriptional regulator, which gives rise to MDDHTTEPGFDDLLRGADLRVTRPRLAVLRAVRRHPHADTGTVLAAVRTEEATVSHQAVYDVLGALTDAGLVRRIQPAGSVARYELRVGDNHHHVVCRSCGTVADVDCAVGHRPCLDASDDHGFVIDEAEVTYWGLCPACASTPSTSPTTANPT
- a CDS encoding GNAT family N-acetyltransferase; the encoded protein is MLSLPIDDDVHLADLEPWHAEQLAGLFRAHGPDFYDWLPWQGFEEVDGARGFVDGFVRGRADGARRLYGVWVGGELMGGTLFPSINARSGIAEAGAFLASPARGRGIVTRAVAAMLDWAFDERGLHRVEWRCAPGNLASRRVAERLGLTHEGTLREVFRVGEERQDLEVWAVLAGDWHGLPARP
- a CDS encoding SDR family NAD(P)-dependent oxidoreductase, with the protein product MAVAPPAGRPLLSRAVDSVLDRSLVLGYTTIGLAVRKKLPGWPADPAPGVLAGRDVLVTGASSGLGIATAAGLADLGATVHLLVRDETKGERAADRIRTEQPAAQLRLWRCDVGDLDDVRRFADAFAAEVPELHAIVHNAGVMPPERTESAQGHELSMAVHVLGPVVMTEALRGPLAGGRVVLVSSGGMYAQSLRADDPGYLTGDYSPTTAYARSKRMQVELAPLLGERWAGDGITVAVMHPGWADTPGVQESLPTFQKITRRVLRDDAQGADTSVWLAAVEPAPPTGRFWHDRVPRPTSLLPTTRPSADALARAWAWLEDAAGLP
- a CDS encoding aldo/keto reductase, producing the protein MQTRTLGSHQVGAIGLGLMTFDQTGAQPRQQLLDTVTAALDAGVTLFDTADAYGPGEELGADAQGANERLIASILDELGVRDRVLLATKGGHVRTEGGGWGLDSSADHLRGAVDASLQRLGVEQIALWQHHRPDPAVPYDEVIGTIKEIADSGKVAGVGLSNADPDQIRAAHAVLGDALVSVQNQFSPKFRSSKPEIDVCDELGIAFLPWSPLGGLSDAKELAEKHPAFAEVASERGVSAQQVALAWELAQSPVVIPIPGAKRPSSITDSAAAAALDLTADELARLDAS
- a CDS encoding response regulator, producing MIRVVVADDHHVVRRGLTGLIDSTDDLEVVGVATNGAEAIEMVREHRPDVALMDLQMPGVDGVEATRAILAEALGTEVLVLTSFSDQARIHAAIDAGAVGYLLKDAEPEVLLDGIRAVARGESPIDPRAARRLLAARADAAPDPTAGLSPRETEVLRLVVQGLLNKQIAQRLGVTERTVKAHLTSAYQRIGVADRTQAALWAQRNGLVDPS